The genomic window TGCCAATTTAATTATACATTCAAATCTAGCTTCTCCCATCATGACTGAAGTTTACACACAGATTAATATGTTGTTATTGATTATGCATGTGCTTTAACTGTTTGAATAATcattgttttaaaatatttttacttTTAATAGTTCTTTGCAGCTAAATGTTTCTGAAAGATTGCTTCCTGGTGTGTATCCTGTGTCCAACATGCCCAGGCGGAACAATTCTAATAGAACATCAATAGTTCGCTGTGGAAGGCAGGTCTATGCAAGGCTGTATCCTGTTTTGCTGGTTCGACCTGATGGATCCACGATCAATATCCGATACAAGGAGCCTAAAAAAATGATTACTGTAAGGATTAAATAATTATTGTTTGGATGGGGAAGAGAGCAATTTTGTTGAAAAAATTACCTTGTTTAAATGCTTTAATGTTTCCAAGAGACATAATAAGCTatcatataaatgcaattttgttTCTTCATAATCTTCCATTACATTTTAACTCAACATTTTACAAGTTTTTTAAATGAGTATTTTCATAGGAAAATAATTTAACCCACATTCATGGGTTTCCCACAGCAAACATTATCTTGAAAAGACTGAATAGCTGGCTTACAATATAATACTGAAACTTGTAGCTCTCTTTATCTATCTACCTACCTATGTATAGCTCTTTATTGAGATAGTCTCTAGGATTATAGGAAACATAAATATTTGAACTAGTAACTCAGCCTTTGATCACTTAAACCAGGACACAGCACAGATTATTTAAGAAATACCTTTTGCAATTTGTTCAATGCAATGCTTGTTTCAGCAGGAGTGAACTTTTATCATCACAACTGTTAGCTTTAACAAAAAACATTTTACTTGCTAACTTTGTGTAAACTGCTGTTTCAGTTATGAATGAAGATGCACAAAGAACACAATGTTCATACTGCATATGATGCAAAAACATAGAATACAGTTATATTTTCTGCTTTGTGGTTGAGTTGTTAAAAGTCTCTGCAGCAGAAGTTGTATTCATGGAATACAAAAACCCAGATAAACTTGTTACAGAAGATTTATTCAAGGAAAGGGATATATAAGAGGAAATAGACTCCTACTCATATTTGCACAGTATACAAACTAAATGGAATATACGGTATATTCCTATTTTCCTATTAATTTTGATGAAGAAGTCAGCATGATTATAAAGATAGGGCTTCTCTATTTTTTACTATATTGGTCAGCAGGGGAATATGTAACCTTGTGTAGAGTCAGGAGAATACTTCAGCCTGGAGTTTGTTTCTGTTGATCTGAGGACCTACTCTTAACTTCACATGCACCCTTGCAGATACTTTATATGAGTGAAAGGGCTTACATTAACTAAAACGTAGGTTTCACTCTAGATCAGACTTCCACTCCTCTTTTTCTGATACATGGGATAGCAGGGCActtaacatatgctgtggataaaggggaaccagttctgttcttagatttccagaaggcatttgataaggagccacattaaaggttatagcagaaaataaaagctcatggtgtagcgggtaacgtattggcatggatagaaaattagcTAGctgaaacagagtaggcataaatgggtcattttctggttggcaagaggTAACGCGAGGTGTGCTacagggcctcaactttttagaatttatataaatgacttgggtgaaggttccaaaggcatggttgctaaatttgctgatgacacaaagttaggtaggaaagtaagttgtgaagaggacataaggaggctacaaagggatatagattgccaaatggagcataatgtgggaaaatttgaaaatgtccaagaatgaaaaagaaacatattatctaaatggtgggagattgcagagctttgaggtgCAGAAGGAAttgagtgtcctagtgcatgaattgcaagaggttagtatgcaggtacagcaagtaattaggaaaactaatagaatattattgtttattgtgaggggagttgaatataaaagtagggaggttatgcttcattgaaacagggcattggttagaccacatctggagtattgtgtacagtattggtctccttatttaaggaaggttcTAACtgtgttggaaacagttcagggaagatttactagactaatacctggaatgggcgggttgtcttatgaggaaagcttggacagactaggcttgtatcagctggagttcagaagagtaagaggcaacttgattgaaatgtataacatcctgagggatcttgacagggtggatgtggaaaggatgtttcctcttgtgggaaaatctagaaccgGGGTCAGTTTAAAAATAtgagttgcccatttaagacagggatgaggagaaattatttctgagggtcttgagtctttggaactctcttccttttctttgaaaatttttaagggcagaagtagatagatttttgataagcaagggggtgaaatgttatcagggctagacgggaatgtggagttcagCTTAtaatctgatcagccatggtggagcaggctcaaggggccgagcggcctactcttcttaatttgtatgttcatatgtacttAGTCGAAGTGCAGTCTTAAAAAtcattgtctttttttttagTTGATTTATTAATTATGCTTCACATCCCAGACTCAATTCATTTTAAATACTTCACTGCATTAATGAGAGCACGAGGTAACatgggaacaagagtaggccattcaacttcTCAAGCCATTCCATTAGATGGTAATGGATCTGTATCTCAGTATCCTTGTCAAATAAAAATCTTagctttgaaattttcagttgacttAGCCTTAACAGGTTTTTGAGGAGAGGGTTCCAGATATCCACAACCTTTTGCATGAAGATGCTTATTGACTCACTCCTGAATGGCCCAgctttaattttaaggttatgtccccaTGTTCTGGATTTCACCACCTGAAGAAATAGTTTCCATTACCCTTTTAAAATTATCTTAAAGCACACTTAATCTTCTattatcaaattttgtttcaagGTAAAAGCGAAGCCTATTATAAATAACTTTCAGCAACAAAGGAGCTACTTGGCATTCTTGAACTAATTTTACATAGTAGTCATTTCACCCACTTGTAAATGATTCTTCATATTCTGCCTATACTTTAAAAACCAAAGCATCTTTGTTGTATGTTTTTGTGTTGTGACCTGTGTGTATTTCAGTGCATTTACACAGGATAATCGGAACAACCAAGTTGCTGGAAAGCAATTTATTGAATACTGATTAAATGATCTGTTACAGATGCCAGTCAATGTTTCCCTTCTGCCGGAAGCTGAACGGAAAGCAAGAATGCGCAAACGTGACCCCAAGAGAACTAGAATGAAAGAGGTGCAATTCGAAGATGAATTTAAAGTTGACAGTTATAGCaaattctggaaaaaaaaataGTCTTCAGAATTTTGGAATTTAGAAACACAACCATCACTGGACTGCTTGACTAGTGTTGACATCAGTGGAACTTTGACCAGTGAGGTCACAATAGTATTACGTACACTGAGGTGGTTTTTATTTATTTGATCTAATCCATCTATATTATTAAAATCAAGTTTGCGTTTCTACAGGCAAGTCACAGGGAATAAAGCAACCAATTACTGTATTTATTTTTAGTATTGGCTTAAATGctaggtgaaaatgctttgaatGTTAACTGAACTTCCCCCATTATAACCATTCACATGCATTCTGTATCTCCTATTCCTGACTATATTTGTGTAGATTTGACTTGCATATGATTTGTTAAATTGTGCAAATTATCATGAAACTTGGCCACAGTAAACTGGATTTGAGTATTATGTTAGCCATTTATTATTATTCATGGAATGTTTATTTGGAGGATTAAAAGTGCTTTCACTTAATTATAATTATCCTAGAAATACAGTGACATTTACAACAATCTGAAATGATTGAGTAGTAGGGATGGTATTAAAAGTAAAATACTTACATTTTGAAATTGGATCAGTAATATTTGAACATAAAACCTTTGGATACAACATTCCTATCAGAGCAAAGTTTCACCGTACTAATCTTAAGTCATGCTACACTTAAGATACTGAGGTGTGATTTTAATCCTATCTACATGACAGTAAGCAGGTTGGTGAGCACATTAAATTGCATACATTAGTTACCCATCCAAGAACTAACCCGTTAAGAATTAAGCACAAGCAAGGATTCTTTCCGAAAATCTGCCAGGGTCTATTTTCAGATAAGCATGtctggtctgggtgatgtaaTTAGGACCCAACTGAGCAGAATGCTATGATTTTTCATTCAGGCCAACATGGAGAACATGGCTCAGGTCGAGAAGAGgaatgttttaaaatattttgctttcCCTGGGCCAATTCAGCCACTTACCTGCTCACAgcaaatggttttgcaattttccACTCCTTCACCTCTCGCAGGGAATGGAAGTCAGTTATTGGGATGTCTATAAGGCCAGGAGCTAAAATTTCCCAGGGCTTCACTTCTGCTGTAGTGGGTGAATTTCTAACCTACCCAAAACGGGTTTTGAGTTGAAATCTGATGTTAGTATGAATACCCAcacttattatcacattgcttttctAGTCATTTGAAAGGGTCATCATCTCTTGTGCAACGGCGCAGCCTCCAAACCTACAGAAGAAAATACACTGCTATCTCCAACTTTATCTTGGCACACCAGCCCATCTCATCTTTTTCGACCTATCTACAGCTTTTgtcacagttgaccacaccatccttttCCAGTGCCTTCTCTGTTGCCCTGTTCTATtcttatctaatcatagccagagaattaaCTGCAATGATATCTCTTCCCGTACTTGGTCTCATATTTCTGGAGTCCCCCGAGGGTCTGTCCTTGGTCCTCTTCTATTTTTCATCTACATGCAACCCTGTGACATCATTTGAAACATGAGATTCCATAAGTATGTCAATGACACTTTGCTCTATCTCTTCACCACCTCCTTGGATCCCTTAACATCCTCTGATTTGTCACACTCTTGCCATGGCATCCAATATTGAATaaacagaaatttcttccaactaaCTATTGGGAaaattgaagccattgtctttggaacCTGCCACAAGCTCCAATTCTGGTAACTGACTGAAGTGTCTTTTCACAATCTTGGTTCCGTGTTTGATCCTGAGCTTAGATTCTACCACGCATCCGCACCATCTCCAAAACATTGCTTAATTTTGACCCTGATGCAGCTCACCTACTGCTGAAACGCCCATGCATGCTTTTTTAACCTCTAGACTTCActgttccaatgttctcctggctAACCACACTATATAATCCTGTGCTCATTTCAAAACCCTGCTGTTCATATGTTAACTCATTCCA from Carcharodon carcharias isolate sCarCar2 chromosome 16, sCarCar2.pri, whole genome shotgun sequence includes these protein-coding regions:
- the mrpl55 gene encoding 39S ribosomal protein L55, mitochondrial — its product is MALGWSARLWRFVPSLQLNVSERLLPGVYPVSNMPRRNNSNRTSIVRCGRQVYARLYPVLLVRPDGSTINIRYKEPKKMITMPVNVSLLPEAERKARMRKRDPKRTRMKEVQFEDEFKVDSYSKFWKKK